A single window of Rhodamnia argentea isolate NSW1041297 chromosome 5, ASM2092103v1, whole genome shotgun sequence DNA harbors:
- the LOC115753671 gene encoding expansin-A23-like — MQREAVAMGTPWKVGYGLETAALSTALFHGGLTCGACYEIKCHNSPRWCLDSTIRVTATNLCPPGHRSVHNWCNLPNQHFDFSQPMFGKIAIYEAGVVPILSCRALWVRSGGIRYEIKGKLDWIIVLVSNAGEAGDVKKVKVKGSGSEWISMAQNWGQNWRCSVQLVGQNLSF, encoded by the coding sequence ATGCAGAGGGAAGCTGTGGCTATGGGAACACCATGGAAAGTGGGTTATGGCCTTGAGACAGCAGCTCTAAGCACAGCCCTCTTCCATGGTGGCCTCACTTGTGGAGCCTGCTACGAGATCAAGTGCCACAACTCTCCAAGGTGGTGCCTCGACAGCACCATTCGTGTCACGGCCACCAATCTTTGCCCTCCTGGCCACCGATCCGTACACAACTGGTGCAACCTGCCCAATCAGCACTTTGACTTCTCACAGCCCATGTTCGGCAAAATCGCCATCTATGAGGCGGGTGTTGTCCCCATCCTATCCTGCCGAGCACTATGGGTCAGGTCAGGAGGCATCAGGTACGAGATCAAGGGGAAATTGGATTGGATTATTGTCCTGGTGTCCAATGCGGGAGAAGCCGGCGATGTCAAGAAGGTTAAGGTCAAGGGTTCGGGATCCGAGTGGATATCGATGGCCCAGAACTGGGGCCAGAACTGGCGATGCTCGGTGCAGTTGGTCGGACAAAACCTGTCATTTTGA
- the LOC115753773 gene encoding beta-glucosidase 40 isoform X1, translating into MNCPRMAASVTMAGLLTGLLLVHACCADPISRSSFPKGFVFGTASAAFQYEGAVKEDGRGPSVWDTFSHQFGKIIDGSNADIAVDQYHRFNEDIQLMKDMGMDAYRFSIAWSRIFPNGSGVINQAGVDHYNKLIDALLANGIEPYVTLFHWDLPQALEDEYNGWLDRRIIKDFATYAETCFQKFGDRVKHWITFNEPHTVAIQGYDVGLQAPGRCSILLHLFCRAGNSATEPYIVAHNILLSHATAADVYRKKYQQKQQGSIGLSFDVMWFVPRTNSTDDIEATQRAQDFQLGWFIDPLMFGDYPSSMRSRVGSRLPAFSSSESALLKGSLDFVGINHYTTYYGSNDTSNTIGHLLNDSLSDSGAITLRKHSFLVYLEVLVVWGVWCTKLCLLLFSAFKDGIFNPIGDRANSIWLYIVPQGMRSLMNYIKTKYGNPLVIITENGMDDPNPPLINIKDALKDQKRIKYHNDYLTNLLASIKEDGCNVKGYFAWSLLDNWEWTAGYTSRFGLYFVDYNDNLKRYPKDSVQWFKNFLKSA; encoded by the exons ATGAATTGTCCTCGAATGGCAGCTTCGGTAACGATGGCGGGGTTGCTTACGGGACTCCTCCTTGTCCATGCATGCTGCGCCGACCCCATCAGCCGCTCCAGTTTCCCCAAAGGTTTCGTCTTTGGCACTGCCTCCGCTGCTTTCCAg TATGAAGGAGCTGTAAAAGAGGACGGAAGGGGACCATCGGTTTGGGATACGTTCTCGCATCAATTTG GTAAAATAATTGATGGTAGCAACGCGGATATCGCCGTGGATCAATACCACCGATTCAAT GAAGATATTCAGCTCATGAAGGACATGGGGATGGACGCCTACAGGTTCTCCATCGCTTGGTCTCGCATCTTTCCTA ATGGAAGTGGCGTGATCAATCAGGCAGGAGTTGACCACTATAATAAGCTCATTGACGCGTTGTTGGCTAACG GGATCGAACCGTACGTGACTCTGTTTCACTGGGATCTCCCGCAAGCCCTGGAAGACGAGTACAACGGATGGCTCGACCGACGGATCAT AAAGGATTTTGCAACATATGCCGAGACCTGCTTTCAGAAATTCGGGGACAGAGTGAAGCACTGGATCACCTTCAACGAGCCGCACACTGTGGCAATACAAGGATACGATGTCGGGCTCCAAGCACCAGGCCGTTGCTCCATCCTTCTTCACCTCTTCTGCAGGGCTGGGAACTCCGCAACCGAGCCTTACATTGTTGCGCACAACATTCTGCTCTCACATGCCACTGCCGCTGATGTGTATAGAAAGAAGTACCAG CAAAAGCAGCAAGGATCAATTGGTTTATCCTTTGATGTGATGTGGTTTGTACCGAGAACAAATTCAACCGATGACATCGAAGCAACTCAGAGAGCCCAAGATTTTCAGTTAGGCTG GTTTATCGACCCTTTGATGTTTGGAGATTATCCGAGCTCCATGAGAAGTAGGGTGGGAAGCCGCTTACCTGCATTTTCCAGTTCCGAATCTGCTCTTCTAAAGGGGTCTTTGGATTTTGTTGGTATCAATCACTATACTACATACTACGGCAGCAATGATACGTCGAATACAATCGGACATCTACTTAATGACTCCCTCTCGGACTCCGGGGCCATCACTCTGCGTAAGCATTCTTTCTTAGTGTATCTGGAAGTTCTGGTTGTTTGGGGCGTTTGGTGTACTAAGTTATGTTTGCTGCTGTTTTCAGCTTTTAAAGATGGGATTTTCAATCCAATTGGAGACAGG GCAAATTCCATATGGTTGTACATAGTACCTCAGGGGATGAGAAGTTTAATGAACTACATCAAGACAAAGTATGGGAACCCACTGGTTATTATTACCGAAAATG GAATGGATGACCCGAACCCCCCACTAATCAACATCAAAGATGCTCTCAAGGATCAGAAGAGGATCAAGTATCACAATGACTATCTCACAAACTTGTTGGCCTCCATCAA AGAAGACGGGTGCAACGTGAAAGGGTACTTCGCGTGGTCTCTGTTGGATAACTGGGAGTGGACGGCAGGATACACTTCGAGGTTCggcctttactttgtggattaCAATGACAATCTGAAGAGATACCCCAAAGACTCTGTTCAGTGGTTCAAGAACTTCTTGAAGTCTGCCTAA
- the LOC115753773 gene encoding beta-glucosidase 40 isoform X2, protein MNCPRMAASVTMAGLLTGLLLVHACCADPISRSSFPKGFVFGTASAAFQYEGAVKEDGRGPSVWDTFSHQFGKIIDGSNADIAVDQYHRFNEDIQLMKDMGMDAYRFSIAWSRIFPNGSGVINQAGVDHYNKLIDALLANGIEPYVTLFHWDLPQALEDEYNGWLDRRIIKDFATYAETCFQKFGDRVKHWITFNEPHTVAIQGYDVGLQAPGRCSILLHLFCRAGNSATEPYIVAHNILLSHATAADVYRKKYQQKQQGSIGLSFDVMWFVPRTNSTDDIEATQRAQDFQLGWFIDPLMFGDYPSSMRSRVGSRLPAFSSSESALLKGSLDFVGINHYTTYYGSNDTSNTIGHLLNDSLSDSGAITLPFKDGIFNPIGDRANSIWLYIVPQGMRSLMNYIKTKYGNPLVIITENGMDDPNPPLINIKDALKDQKRIKYHNDYLTNLLASIKEDGCNVKGYFAWSLLDNWEWTAGYTSRFGLYFVDYNDNLKRYPKDSVQWFKNFLKSA, encoded by the exons ATGAATTGTCCTCGAATGGCAGCTTCGGTAACGATGGCGGGGTTGCTTACGGGACTCCTCCTTGTCCATGCATGCTGCGCCGACCCCATCAGCCGCTCCAGTTTCCCCAAAGGTTTCGTCTTTGGCACTGCCTCCGCTGCTTTCCAg TATGAAGGAGCTGTAAAAGAGGACGGAAGGGGACCATCGGTTTGGGATACGTTCTCGCATCAATTTG GTAAAATAATTGATGGTAGCAACGCGGATATCGCCGTGGATCAATACCACCGATTCAAT GAAGATATTCAGCTCATGAAGGACATGGGGATGGACGCCTACAGGTTCTCCATCGCTTGGTCTCGCATCTTTCCTA ATGGAAGTGGCGTGATCAATCAGGCAGGAGTTGACCACTATAATAAGCTCATTGACGCGTTGTTGGCTAACG GGATCGAACCGTACGTGACTCTGTTTCACTGGGATCTCCCGCAAGCCCTGGAAGACGAGTACAACGGATGGCTCGACCGACGGATCAT AAAGGATTTTGCAACATATGCCGAGACCTGCTTTCAGAAATTCGGGGACAGAGTGAAGCACTGGATCACCTTCAACGAGCCGCACACTGTGGCAATACAAGGATACGATGTCGGGCTCCAAGCACCAGGCCGTTGCTCCATCCTTCTTCACCTCTTCTGCAGGGCTGGGAACTCCGCAACCGAGCCTTACATTGTTGCGCACAACATTCTGCTCTCACATGCCACTGCCGCTGATGTGTATAGAAAGAAGTACCAG CAAAAGCAGCAAGGATCAATTGGTTTATCCTTTGATGTGATGTGGTTTGTACCGAGAACAAATTCAACCGATGACATCGAAGCAACTCAGAGAGCCCAAGATTTTCAGTTAGGCTG GTTTATCGACCCTTTGATGTTTGGAGATTATCCGAGCTCCATGAGAAGTAGGGTGGGAAGCCGCTTACCTGCATTTTCCAGTTCCGAATCTGCTCTTCTAAAGGGGTCTTTGGATTTTGTTGGTATCAATCACTATACTACATACTACGGCAGCAATGATACGTCGAATACAATCGGACATCTACTTAATGACTCCCTCTCGGACTCCGGGGCCATCACTCTGC CTTTTAAAGATGGGATTTTCAATCCAATTGGAGACAGG GCAAATTCCATATGGTTGTACATAGTACCTCAGGGGATGAGAAGTTTAATGAACTACATCAAGACAAAGTATGGGAACCCACTGGTTATTATTACCGAAAATG GAATGGATGACCCGAACCCCCCACTAATCAACATCAAAGATGCTCTCAAGGATCAGAAGAGGATCAAGTATCACAATGACTATCTCACAAACTTGTTGGCCTCCATCAA AGAAGACGGGTGCAACGTGAAAGGGTACTTCGCGTGGTCTCTGTTGGATAACTGGGAGTGGACGGCAGGATACACTTCGAGGTTCggcctttactttgtggattaCAATGACAATCTGAAGAGATACCCCAAAGACTCTGTTCAGTGGTTCAAGAACTTCTTGAAGTCTGCCTAA
- the LOC115753540 gene encoding protein KTI12 homolog — MALVVICGQPCSGKSTAALCLAEALKESEAKPIVRIIDEGSFHLDRNQSYADMPAEKNLRGVLRSEVDRSLSKEDIVIVDSLNNIKGYRYELWCLARAAGIRYCVVFCDAEETHCQKWNGERREKGEAAYDDKIFEDLARRFERPDRRNRWDSPLFELWPHNEGVTNSSTAIAEAVSYLTKKVDPKSRDVRVLQPTIATQNTRSSEANSLYELDRATQEVISAVVEAQSQALGGPSNGISVGVGLPNITISRSVGLPELRRLRRTFIKLTGQTSLSGRPPPSDAESAKRMFVDYLNRELGAA, encoded by the coding sequence ATGGCGTTGGTTGTGATCTGCGGGCAGCCTTGCAGCGGGAAGTCAACAGCTGCGCTTTGCCTTGCTGAAGCTCTTAAGGAGTCGGAAGCGAAGCCCATTGTTAGGATAATTGATGAAGGGTCCTTCCACCTCGATCGCAATCAGAGCTATGCTGATATGCCTGCCGAGAAGAATTTAAGAGGAGTCCTACGGTCTGAAGTGGACAGGTCATTGTCGAAGGAAGACATCGTCATAGTCGATTCTTTGAACAATATCAAAGGCTACAGATATGAGCTCTGGTGCTTGGCTCGCGCCGCCGGTATAAGGTACTGCGTTGTGTTCTGTGATGCAGAGGAAACGCATTGTCAGAAATGGAATGGGGAACGCAGGGAAAAGGGAGAAGCTGCATACGACGATAAGATTTTTGAGGATCTGGCAAGAAGATTCGAGAGACCAGATAGAAGAAACCGTTGGGATTCTCCTTTGTTTGAACTATGGCCACATAATGAGGGAGTGACTAATTCTTCTACTGCCATCGCAGAGGCTGTTTCATACTTAACGAAAAAGGTGGACCCGAAATCGCGAGACGTCAGGGTTTTGCAGCCGACCATTGCTACGCAGAACACGCGATCTTCGGAAGCAAATTCTCTTTACGAGCTGGACAGGGCAACACAGGAGGTGATCAGTGCAGTTGTGGAAGCGCAATCCCAGGCCCTGGGAGGGCCTTCGAATGGGATCTCTGTTGGCGTAGGATTGCCGAATATTACCATATCAAGATCAGTTGGGCTGCCGGAGCTACGAAGGCTCCGACGAACTTTCATTAAGTTGACGGGGCAAACGAGTTTAAGCGGGCGACCACCACCTTCCGATGCAGAGAGTGCCAAGCGGATGTTTGTAGACTATTTGAACCGGGAACTAGGTGCTGCTTAA
- the LOC115752201 gene encoding probable methyltransferase PMT5: MRTPWLNKLALVLGPRPPISWLVLCLISVLALITLLGSSSSNAFEAATSTPAPDIYTNYRKLKEQAAVDYLELKSLSGGAGRVKELGLCGKERENFVPCYNVSANMLAGYKDGEEFDRHCELSRVVERCLVRPPKEYKIPLRWPSGRDVIWSGNVKITKDQFLSSGSMTKRMMLLEENQIAFHSDDGSIFDGVKDYSRQIAEMLGLGSDTELIQAGVRTVLDIGCGFGSFGSHLLSLKVMAVCVAAYEATGSQVQMALERGLPAIIGNFVSRQLPYPTLSYDMVHCAQCGIVWDDKDGIFLLEVDRLLRPGGYFVLTAPVNKAQGSSLSTKKANMVIPLEKFADELCWSLLAQQDDTFIWQKTVEANSYKSRKQAAIPLCKGHDLQSYYQPLVSCISGTSSKHWTPIQNRSSGPYLSSAELELHGVQPDDFFEDLQYWRSALKNYWSLLTPLIFSDHPKRPGDEDPLPPFNMVRNVMDMNAHFGGLNYAFLEEKKSVWLMNVVPVGAQNTLPLILEQGFAGVLHDWCEPFPTYSRTYDMLHANGLLSHLSSERCSMMDLLLEMDRILRPEGWVVLSDKMGVIELARMLATQIRWEARVIDLQNGSDQRLLVCQKPFVRK; encoded by the exons ATGAGAACCCCCTGGTTAAATAAGCTAGCTCTCGTTCTTGGCCCAAGGCCACCAATCAGTTGGTTAGTCTTGTGCCTTATTAGTGTATTAGCACTAATCACTCTCTTGGGGTCGTCTTCATCAAATGCATTTGAAGCTGCAACTTCCACTCCGGCACCTGACATCTATACGAACTATAGAAAGCTAAAGGAGCAAGCTGCTGTTGATTATTTGGAACTAAAATCCCTTTCGGGGGGTGCTGGTCGGGTAAAGGAACTCGGTCTATGTGGCAAAGAGAGGGAGAACTTTGTTCCCTGCTACAATGTCTCTGCAAATATGTTGGCTGGATATAAGGACGGGGAGGAGTTCGATCGTCACTGCGAGCTGTCAAGAGTAGTAGAACGCTGTTTGGTTCGCCCTCCAAAAGAATATAAGATTCCTCTCAGGTGGCCATCTGGTCGGGATGTGATATGGAGTGGAAATGTGAAGATTACGAAGGACCAGTTTCTTTCTTCAGGAAGCATGACTAAAAG GATGATGCTGctggaagaaaatcaaattgctTTCCACTCTGACGATGGTTCAATCTTTGACGGTGTCAAAGACTATTCACGCCAAATCGCAGAGATGCTAGGATTGGGCAGTGACACAGAATTAATCCAAGCAGGG GTGCGCACAGTGCTGGATATCGGTTGTGGTTTTGGCAGTTTTGGGTCGCATTTACTATCTTTAAAGGTCATGGCTGTTTGTGTTGCGGCATATGAGGCAACTGGTAGCCAAGTTCAAATGGCCCTCGAGAGAGGTCTTCCTGCAATCATTGGCAACTTTGTTTCTCGGCAACTTCCATATCCTACGCTGTCATACGACATGGTTCACTGTGCTCAATGTGGAATTGTTTGGGATGACAAAG ATGGGATTTTCCTTTTAGAAGTAGATCGGCTACTGAGACCTGGAGGTTACTTTGTTTTAACTGCTCCGGTGAATAAGGCACAGGGAAGTTCATTGAGTACAAAGAAGGCAAACATGGTTATTCCCCTGGAAAAGTTTGCGGATGAACTTTGTTGGAGTCTTCTGGCTCAGCAAGATGATACTTTCATATGGCAAAAAACTGTGGAAGCAAACAGCTATAAATCCCG GAAGCAGGCTGCCATACCCCTTTGTAAAGGACATGATCTACAATCATACTATCAGCCCCTTGTTTCATGTATTAGTGGCACTTCCAGCAAACACTGGACTCCCATTCAGAATAGATCGTCAGGTCCATATTTGAGTTCGGCAGAGCTCGAATTACATG GAGTTCAACCTGATGACTTTTTTGAGGACCTGCAGTACTGGAGATCAGCCCTGAAAAACTATTGGTCTCTGCTCACCCCATTGATTTTTTCTGACCATCCAAAAAGGCCTGGAGACGAAGATCCATTGCCTCCCTTTAACATGGTTCGGAATGTTATGGACATGAATGCTCATTTTGGGGGTTTGAATTATGCGTTtttggaagaaaagaaatcagtTTGGCTTATGAATGTTGTGCCTGTTGGGGCTCAGAATACACTGCCTCTCATTCTCGAGCAAGGTTTTGCTGGTGTTTTGCATGATTG GTGTGAACCATTCCCAACATATTCTCGAACCTATGATATGCTCCACGCAAATGGTCTACTTTCTCATCTCAGTTCTGAGAGGTGCAGCATGATGGATTTATTGTTGGAAATGGATAGAATTCTGCGTCCTGAg GGGTGGGTTGTCTTATCCGACAAAATGGGAGTTATAGAGCTGGCGAGAATGCTTGCCACTCAGATACGCTGGGAAGCTCGTGTGATTGACCTTCAAAATGGCAGTGACCAACGGCTGCTTGTTTGTCAGAAACCTTTTGTGAGAAAATGA
- the LOC115751876 gene encoding 14-3-3-like protein GF14 iota produces the protein MSSEKERETHVYMAKLAEQAERYDEMVECMKKVAKLDLDLTVEERNLLSVGYKNVIGARRASWRIMSSIEQKEESKGNEHNVKLVRDYRQKVEEELSKICNDILSIIDKHLIPSSNAGEATVFYYKMKGDYYRYLAEFKTDQERKEAAEQSLKGYEAASSTANTELPSTHPIRLGLALNFSVFYYEIMNSPERACHLAKQAFDEAIAELDTLSEESYKDSTLIMQLLRDNLTLWTSDLPEDGGEDGIKVEEPKSAEPEH, from the exons atgTCGTCGGAGAAGGAGCGAGAAACTCACGTTTACATGGCCAAGCTCGCCGAACAGGCCGAGCGTTACGACG AAATGGTAGAGTGCATGAAGAAGGTTGCTAAGCTTGATCTAGATCTGACTGTGGAGGAGAGGAATCTCCTTTCTGTTGGCTATAAGAATGTGATTGGCGCCAGGCGAGCCTCGTGGCGCATCATGTCCTCAATTGAGCAGAAGGAAGAGTCTAAGGGCAATGAACACAATGTCAAACTGGTTCGGGATTACCGACAGAAGGTAGAGGAGGAGCTCTCCAAGATCTGCAATGACATTCTGTCCATCATAGACAAGCACCTGATTCCGTCCTCCAATGCTGGAGAAGCCACTGTTTTCTATTATAAAAT GAAAGGGGACTATTACCGCTACCTTGCTGAGTTCAAGACTGACCAGGAAAGGAAAGAGGCTGCAGAGCAATCTCTGAAAGGCTATGAG GCTGCTTCAAGCACTGCGAACACAGAACTCCCATCGACCCACCCAATCCGTCTAGGCCTTGCCCTCAACTTCTCTGTATTCTACTATGAGATAATGAATTCCCCAGAAAG GGCCTGCCATTTAGCTAAGCAAGCTTTTGATGAAGCAATTGCAGAGTTGGACACGTTGAGTGAGGAGTCCTACAAGGACAGCACTCTCATTATGCAACTATTGAGAGATAACCTGACTCTCTGGACCTCTGATTTGCCTGAAGATGGAG GTGAAGATGGCATCAAAGTTGAAGAACCTAAATCTGCTGAACCCGAG CACTGA